The segment ACCCCTGGGAGCCCCGGGGGACTCAGCCCGTGTCCCCCATGCTCGGCTCCCCCTCGCTGGGCCGTCAGCCAGAGCAAAGCCACTACGGGACCGCAGATGGATCCGGTCCCCCCGGATGAGCGGCTTCCGGCAGCGCTGGGCTTGCTGAAAGcccttctgctcctgctcttcttcctcctcttcttcctcctccctctccccttccccttgTCCTACGcttccccctccttttccctctccttctccccgtgctgctcttcctccccctcctcctcctccccgcccccagcccaggggaggTTTTGTGCTGCGCCATCGGAGGGGGAGTCCTCGTGCGGTGACGTCATGGGGTGGGGAAACTCCGCGTAGTGACGTCACCGCTGGTTGGTATTCCACCTGCGTggccggggtggggggggacTGCGACAGTCCCTGGGAACCCCCCGGCATCCCCTGCAGAGTGTCCTGCAGCAATCCTGCACCCTCCGACACCCTGGTACTGCAAATCCCCTCAgctccccctgcaccccctcTGCAACCCCTGCAGCATCCTGGTACTGCAGATCCCCTCCAGGAAATCCCCTACAGCTCCACCTGCATTCCTCAACCCCCTCCCCAAGAGGCTCTCCCACCTTGCAGGCCCCTGCACCCCTCCCACAGCATCCTCTGCACCCATTCAGCGCTCCCCTACAGGAAATCCTCTATAGCTCCCCTTCTGCACCCCCCAGCCACTCCTGCACCCCCACACAAATCCTCTCTGGtaccccctgtcccctcctgcacGGTCTGATGTGCACCCCTGCTGCTGTATCCCAAAACTGACAGGCCCCTCTGCACCCCAGGGCACACCCTGCTGTTGTCACCCCCTGCACCAGTCCCCAAGCAGCTCCCCCACCCCTGTGTCCCTTGCAGGTTGTCCCAAGGCTGGCATGTCCCTGGCCAGGCTGGCGTGTCCCTCTGGCTGTCAGTGCCAGGGTAGGGAGTTTGTGACCAAGGAGacatgtccctctgtccctgatCAGGCTGGCACATCTGTCCACAGAGGGTGGGACATCTCTCTGTGTATCCATGACCAGGCTGGCATATCCCTATGTGTGTCCGTGACCAGGCTGGGACAtctctctgtgtgtctgtgccagCTTGGCACATCTGTGGCCAGGCTGGGACATCTGTGGCCAGGATGGGACATCTCTCTGTGTGTCTTTGCCAGAGACACACGCAGACTGGCACGTCTGTCACCACGGTGTCATGTCCGTGGCAAGTCTGGCACATCCCTCTGTGTATCTATGACCAGGCTGGCACGTCTCTCACCAAGCTGGCATAtccctgtgtgtgtctgtgaccAGGGTGGACATCTCTCTGTCCATGATTAGGGTGACATGTTCCTCTGTGCGCTCAtgaccaggctgtcacatcTGTGAGCAGGGTAACAGACCCATGACTAGGGTGGGATTTCCCTCTGTATGTCTGTGACCAGAACTGGCATGTCACCCTAGTCATGGATAGAGAGACATGCCCTTCTGTGTATCTGTCACCAGGGTGGGATGTCCCTCTGTCTGTAACCAGCCTGCCACGCTTGTGACCAGTCTGTCTCATCCCTTTGTaaacctgtgccaggctggcatGTCTGTCACCAGGGTGGCATGTCTGTCACCAGTCTGGTACATCCCTCTGTGTGTCTTTGTCCAGGCTGGCACATCCATGTAGGGCTGGCGCTTCCCTCCTCatgcctctccctgccccacatCCCCTCCCTTGTCCACCCCAGTCTCCCCacatgtccctgcagccccagcctgcaCTGTCACCTCTGGAATCACCTGCTGTCACCCTGGGGATGGTGACACATTGATGCAGTGGCCCTGCAGCTACATAGGAAGTGAGGGAAGCAGCTTGCCCAGAGAACTGTGGAGTGGGCAAGTGCTGGCTGTGCCCCGGGGTGACAGGGGGACAAGGTGACAAGGGTGTTCCTGTCCCCGCCGCAGGTGTTGTGAGTGCGGGGCCTCCCTGTCGCACCAGTACTACGAGAAGGATGGGCGCCTGTACTGCAAGAAGGATTACTGGGCACGCTTCGGGGAGCTATGCCACGGCTGCTCCGAGCAGATCACCAAGGGGCTGGTCATGGTGAGCACCACGGGGTCCCCAGGGGTAGGACAGGGAGCCTTGTGCCATGGCTGAGCTCCTGAAGAGCAGGGGAGGTGGGAAAGGGGTGCAGACCCCCAGCACCACTGGGTGTGTCAGAGATGACATCAACATTTTAGGAGACCCTGGAGGGccttgctggggctggggaatGCAGGGGGGAAGCTCAGGGTGGTGGGAGATGTTCGTGCAGCCACCTCCAGCTTGGTGGCACTTCTGTCCCCACCTTTCCATGACTCAGCCTGCCCTACTGATGGCCCCAGTGCACCCGTGGGTGCTCCCAGGCCCCTCtgagccccggccctgccctTGGTGCCTGGACAGGGGGTCCCAGGGCTGATGGCGCTGCCCACAGGTGGCTGGGGAGCAGAAGTATCACCCTGAGTGCTTCAGCTGCCTCAACTGCCGTGCCTTCATCGGGGACGGGGACACCTACGCGCTGGTGGAGCGCTCCAAGCTCTACTGGTACGTCTGCTCTGGGGAGACTGGGGGGACAtgtcccccagcacccccacccaccctcctgctctgctccccacagTGGCCACTGCTACTACCAGATGGTGGTGACACCAGTAATCGAGCAGATCCTGCCGGACTCCCCGGCCTCCCGCATCCCTCACACCGTCACCCTCGTGTCCATCCCCGCCTGCTCCGACGGCAAGCGCGGCTTCTCCGTCTCCATCGACCAGGGCTGCGGCACCGAGCACCCGCGCACCGTGCGCGTCCGAGAGTgcgtccctgtcccctctgccaccgtcccctccccagggctggggcatccTGTGCCCCTTCTGCccctgggatccatcccagggacaccttttggggtgggaggaggaggggtggtGCTGAGCTGTCCTCATTGTCCAGGGGTGGCCTGTTGGGACCGTGGTGGCGTGTCCCCAACTGCAGGGGGGTTTgtgggggctgtgctggtgtgTTGCTGGCCATGCTGGCATTGCCTCATGCCAGAGTGAGCTCTGGGTTCTACACATGTCCCTGTGTGGTTGGAGTGGCTTGTGGAGACTGTGGCAGCATGTCCCTGTCCAGGAGGTGACAGTGGGGTCTGACACACCCGTTGGGAGTGTCCTAGCACACCCCCCTGATGGTGACAGCGTCGGGGGTCtgaccccactgtccccacagGGTGGACCCAGACTGCATCAGCCCTGACATGAAGAACTCCATCCACGTTGGTGACCGCATCCTGGAGATCAACGGGACCCCCATCGGCCACGTCCCCCTGGACGAGGTACGGTCCCCCAGTCAcaccccagccagccccacttCCGCCATGTCCCTAGACCCACCCCATTGTCATTTCCCTGGGCAGATCGACCTGCTGATCCAGGAGACGAGCCGCCTGCTGCAGCTAACCATCGAGCACGACCCCCACGAGCCCCTGggccaggagccagggctggcaggcagCCCCCTGCCCGCCCTGTGCAGCCCCCTGCGCTCACCAGCCCCCGCGCCCTGCGGGGACCCCGCTGCCATGCGCCAGCGCGCTGTCACGTAAGGCCACCCCTGCTCCCGCCCCTGCTGggtcccaccccccaccccccgagCGCTGACCTCTGCCGTCcatcctgcaggaggagctgcagcacggACAAGTCCCCGGGCTCGGGCTCCGTGGGTTCTCCCGCATCCCAGCGCAAGGACATCGGGCGCTCCGAGTCCCTGCGCGTCGTGTCCCGCGCCCACCGCATCTTCCGCCCCTCGGACCTCATCCACGGAGAGGTGCTGGGCAAGGGCTGCTTCGGCCAGGCCATCAAGGTGGGCAGAGGACACAAGTGTGGGGGTCTCGGCTCCCCAGGATGGAGGGGGATGGCTGAGTCCCTGCACTCCCGGGCAGGTGACACATCGGGAGACAGGCGAGGTGATGGTCATGAAGGAGCTGATCCGCTTCGATGAGGAGACGCAGAGGACCTTCCTCAAGGAGGTGAGGGTCCCCTGTCCTTAATCCCCCAGGTTGCAGGGGCACAAGGGTGACCAAACCCCGTGGGTGCAGCCCTGCCCACTGAGCCtacaagcagcagctctgtccagGGGGTGTGGGAGCCTTGGGGTGTCACGGACACGGGGCTGGTGGGGTCTCCTGCAGGTGAAGGTGATGCGCTGC is part of the Anomalospiza imberbis isolate Cuckoo-Finch-1a 21T00152 chromosome 20, ASM3175350v1, whole genome shotgun sequence genome and harbors:
- the LIMK1 gene encoding LIM domain kinase 1 isoform X2; this translates as MLAAVLRKSRVLSTGAKCCECGASLSHQYYEKDGRLYCKKDYWARFGELCHGCSEQITKGLVMVAGEQKYHPECFSCLNCRAFIGDGDTYALVERSKLYCGHCYYQMVVTPVIEQILPDSPASRIPHTVTLVSIPACSDGKRGFSVSIDQGCGTEHPRTVRVREVDPDCISPDMKNSIHVGDRILEINGTPIGHVPLDEIDLLIQETSRLLQLTIEHDPHEPLGQEPGLAGSPLPALCSPLRSPAPAPCGDPAAMRQRAVTRSCSTDKSPGSGSVGSPASQRKDIGRSESLRVVSRAHRIFRPSDLIHGEVLGKGCFGQAIKVTHRETGEVMVMKELIRFDEETQRTFLKEVKVMRCLEHPNVLRFIGVLYKEKRLNFITEYIKGGTLRSLIKSMDSHYPWSQRVSFAKDIAAGMAYLHSMNIIHRDLNSHNCLVRENKSVVVADFGLARLMVDEKSQPEHLKNLKKPDRKKRYTVVGNPYWMAPEMINGRSYDEKVDIFSFGIVLCEIIGRVSADPDYLPRTTDFGLNVRGFLERYCPPACPPSFFPMAVCCCDLDPEKRPSFTKLEQWLETLRMHLEIHLPLSSQLEQLDRAFGETHRREGGLPAAPR
- the LIMK1 gene encoding LIM domain kinase 1 isoform X1; the encoded protein is MRLMLLCCTWRDEPMGEDEGTDLPVCASCGQGIYDGQYLQALKADWHADCFRCCECGASLSHQYYEKDGRLYCKKDYWARFGELCHGCSEQITKGLVMVAGEQKYHPECFSCLNCRAFIGDGDTYALVERSKLYCGHCYYQMVVTPVIEQILPDSPASRIPHTVTLVSIPACSDGKRGFSVSIDQGCGTEHPRTVRVREVDPDCISPDMKNSIHVGDRILEINGTPIGHVPLDEIDLLIQETSRLLQLTIEHDPHEPLGQEPGLAGSPLPALCSPLRSPAPAPCGDPAAMRQRAVTRSCSTDKSPGSGSVGSPASQRKDIGRSESLRVVSRAHRIFRPSDLIHGEVLGKGCFGQAIKVTHRETGEVMVMKELIRFDEETQRTFLKEVKVMRCLEHPNVLRFIGVLYKEKRLNFITEYIKGGTLRSLIKSMDSHYPWSQRVSFAKDIAAGMAYLHSMNIIHRDLNSHNCLVRENKSVVVADFGLARLMVDEKSQPEHLKNLKKPDRKKRYTVVGNPYWMAPEMINGRSYDEKVDIFSFGIVLCEIIGRVSADPDYLPRTTDFGLNVRGFLERYCPPACPPSFFPMAVCCCDLDPEKRPSFTKLEQWLETLRMHLEIHLPLSSQLEQLDRAFGETHRREGGLPAAPR